The Streptomyces sp. NBC_00691 genome has a segment encoding these proteins:
- a CDS encoding protein kinase family protein, translating into MAERSTAAVDVADNSGDDPLTAKADTAATDGVAEKQKAAEQSAEATEKKAVERQSGEQPSITAPELHSGHKLARRYRLEECVTRLDGFSSWRAVDEKLRRAVGVHLLPADHPRARSVLAAARSSALLGDPRFVQVLDAVEENDLVYVVHEWLPDSTELTALLAAGPLEPHDAYQLVSQVSQAMAAAHREGLAHLRLTPSAVLRSSTGQYRIRGLAVNAALRGITAERPQRSDTEAIGALLYAALTQRWPYDSDAYGLSGLPKGVGLLPPDQVRAGVHRGLSEIAMRALANDGATASRQEPPCTTPDELAKAVAAMPRVRPPEPEFTAPPEYQRTTYQQGTYGRPQVHPAATQPVVVPPPPLQSRTGRALKWAVSALLIAALGLGSWQIADRLLAADSGQKETPGPTPTVDEKPAPLKPVAIESAQDFDPLGNGSEKPQAIDLAYDGDPSTYWYTENYRGLGFANLKTGVGLVLDLGKAQNVSEVDLSFVGDTSVELRTAPSDATSQPSQPDAYTTQAKGQGSQVALKLTKPVTTRYVLVWLTELPSNDGGYRGKLSEVKIMG; encoded by the coding sequence GTGGCGGAACGTAGCACGGCTGCCGTCGACGTGGCCGACAACAGCGGTGACGACCCGCTGACCGCCAAGGCGGACACGGCCGCGACCGACGGGGTGGCGGAAAAGCAGAAGGCGGCGGAACAGTCCGCCGAGGCCACGGAGAAGAAGGCGGTCGAACGACAGAGCGGCGAACAGCCCTCCATCACGGCTCCGGAACTGCACAGCGGCCACAAACTGGCCCGGCGTTACCGGCTGGAGGAGTGCGTCACCCGTCTGGACGGCTTTAGCAGCTGGCGTGCCGTCGACGAGAAACTACGGCGTGCCGTCGGGGTCCACCTGCTGCCCGCCGACCATCCCCGGGCCCGTTCGGTCCTGGCCGCGGCCCGTTCCTCGGCCCTCCTCGGTGACCCCCGCTTCGTGCAGGTCCTCGACGCCGTCGAGGAGAACGACCTCGTGTACGTCGTGCACGAATGGCTGCCCGACTCCACCGAGCTGACCGCGCTCCTCGCGGCCGGCCCGCTGGAGCCGCACGACGCCTACCAGCTCGTGAGCCAGGTCTCCCAGGCCATGGCCGCCGCCCACCGGGAAGGCCTCGCCCACCTCCGGCTCACGCCGAGCGCCGTCCTGCGCAGCTCCACCGGCCAGTACCGGATCCGCGGCCTGGCCGTGAACGCCGCCCTGCGCGGCATCACCGCCGAACGTCCTCAGCGCAGTGACACCGAGGCCATCGGCGCGCTCCTGTACGCCGCGCTCACCCAGCGCTGGCCGTACGACAGCGACGCCTACGGACTCTCCGGCCTGCCCAAGGGCGTCGGCCTGCTCCCGCCCGACCAGGTCCGCGCGGGTGTCCACCGGGGCCTCTCGGAGATCGCCATGCGCGCCCTGGCCAACGACGGGGCCACCGCCTCGCGCCAGGAGCCTCCCTGCACCACTCCGGACGAGCTGGCCAAGGCCGTGGCCGCCATGCCCCGGGTGAGGCCCCCGGAGCCCGAGTTCACCGCTCCGCCCGAGTACCAGCGCACGACGTACCAGCAGGGCACGTACGGGCGTCCCCAGGTGCATCCCGCGGCCACCCAGCCGGTGGTCGTACCGCCGCCCCCGCTGCAGAGCCGTACCGGCAGGGCCTTGAAGTGGGCCGTGTCCGCTCTCCTGATCGCGGCTCTCGGCCTCGGCAGCTGGCAGATCGCCGACCGGCTCCTCGCGGCGGACTCCGGGCAGAAGGAGACTCCGGGTCCGACGCCGACGGTCGACGAGAAGCCCGCGCCCCTCAAGCCGGTCGCCATCGAGTCGGCTCAGGACTTCGACCCGCTGGGGAACGGCTCCGAGAAGCCCCAGGCCATAGACCTCGCCTACGACGGCGATCCCAGCACGTACTGGTACACCGAGAACTACCGCGGCCTCGGTTTCGCCAATCTGAAGACCGGCGTGGGCCTCGTGCTCGACCTGGGCAAGGCGCAGAACGTCAGCGAGGTCGACCTGTCGTTCGTCGGCGACACCTCGGTGGAGCTGCGCACGGCACCGTCCGACGCGACGTCGCAGCCGTCCCAGCCGGACGCGTACACCACCCAGGCGAAGGGACAGGGCAGCCAGGTCGCCCTGAAACTCACCAAGCCCGTCACGACCCGCTACGTTCTCGTGTGGCTGACCGAGCTGCCCTCCAACGACGGGGGCTACCGGGGCAAGCTGAGCGAAGTCAAGATCATGGGCTGA
- the murJ gene encoding murein biosynthesis integral membrane protein MurJ produces MNAPYDGDRGQGAGGTPPSGGTPAPPPGSGQPPVPPPPPGGPGPQGHAPYTQDGYQQNPYVQDPYVQDVFTHDPYQAQDLSAQDPVTEALYDRAAHPPPPPGMYPEPQPLYQQPAAPHHAPDPRVWAQTPAPEPEGPSRHLPYGDDARTVQFTGVDDLVTRAGEEEPEPDAFAHLYRDQQTPGQVPPPAPEPDPMPAPAAKKSSRASGLLKSSAVMAAGTLVSRLTGFVRSLVITGALGAALLGDTFTIAYTLPTMIYILTVGGGLNSVFVPQLVRSMKNDEDGGEAYANRLLTLVMVALGAIVVLAVFAAPLLIRLMSNTIADDAAANSVAVTFARYCLPTIFFMGVHVVMGQILNARGKFGAMMWTPVLNNIVMIVTFGLFIWVYGTSAESHMGVQTIPDDGIRLLGIGTLLGLVVQALAMIPYLRETGFRFRPRFDWKGHGLGKTVKLAKWTVLFVLANQAGVLVVTQLATAAGEESGKNGAGFLAYSNAQLIWGMPQAIITVSVMAALLPRISRAAHDNDPGAVRDDISQGLRNSAVAIVPVSFAFLALGVPMCTLLYASSGVEAAQGMGFILMAFGLGLIPYSVQYVVLRGFYAYEDTRTPFYNTVIVAAVNAAASAICYVVLPAQWAVVGMAASYGLAYAVGVGIAWRRLRKRLGGDLDGTHVLRTYARLCMASVPAAVVSGAVGFGLLKLLGEGALGSLVALIVGGAVLLGVFFVAARRMRIAELNTLVGMVRGRLGR; encoded by the coding sequence ATGAACGCGCCGTACGACGGTGACCGCGGCCAGGGTGCGGGCGGCACCCCGCCGTCCGGTGGGACGCCCGCGCCACCCCCCGGCTCCGGCCAGCCGCCGGTGCCGCCCCCACCGCCGGGCGGCCCCGGCCCGCAGGGGCACGCCCCCTACACGCAGGACGGCTACCAGCAGAACCCGTACGTCCAGGACCCCTACGTCCAGGATGTCTTCACCCACGACCCGTACCAGGCCCAGGACCTCTCCGCACAGGATCCGGTGACCGAGGCGCTCTACGACCGCGCCGCGCACCCGCCGCCCCCGCCCGGCATGTACCCGGAGCCGCAGCCGCTCTACCAGCAGCCGGCCGCACCCCACCACGCCCCCGACCCCCGGGTGTGGGCCCAGACGCCGGCGCCGGAGCCCGAGGGCCCCTCCCGCCACCTGCCGTACGGCGACGACGCGCGCACCGTCCAGTTCACCGGTGTCGACGACCTGGTGACCCGGGCCGGCGAGGAGGAGCCCGAGCCGGACGCCTTCGCGCACCTCTACCGGGACCAGCAGACCCCCGGACAGGTGCCCCCGCCCGCCCCGGAGCCGGATCCCATGCCCGCCCCCGCCGCCAAGAAGTCCAGCCGCGCCTCAGGACTGCTCAAGTCCAGCGCGGTCATGGCCGCCGGCACCCTGGTCTCCCGGCTCACCGGCTTCGTCCGCAGCCTGGTGATCACCGGAGCGCTCGGCGCCGCCCTGCTCGGTGACACCTTCACCATCGCCTACACCCTGCCGACGATGATCTACATCCTCACCGTCGGCGGCGGCCTCAACTCGGTCTTCGTCCCGCAGCTCGTCCGCTCGATGAAGAACGACGAGGACGGCGGCGAGGCCTACGCCAACCGCCTGCTCACCCTGGTGATGGTGGCGCTCGGCGCGATCGTGGTCCTGGCCGTCTTCGCGGCGCCCCTGCTCATCCGGCTGATGTCGAACACCATCGCCGACGACGCCGCGGCCAACAGCGTGGCGGTGACCTTCGCCCGCTACTGCCTGCCCACGATCTTCTTCATGGGCGTGCATGTAGTGATGGGTCAGATCCTCAACGCACGCGGCAAGTTCGGCGCGATGATGTGGACCCCGGTCCTCAACAACATCGTCATGATCGTCACCTTCGGCCTGTTCATCTGGGTCTACGGCACCTCCGCCGAGTCCCACATGGGTGTGCAGACCATCCCCGACGACGGCATCCGCCTGCTCGGCATCGGCACCCTGCTCGGACTCGTCGTCCAGGCCCTGGCGATGATCCCGTACCTCCGGGAGACCGGCTTCCGATTCCGGCCCCGGTTCGACTGGAAGGGCCACGGCCTCGGCAAGACGGTCAAGCTCGCCAAGTGGACCGTGCTCTTCGTGCTCGCCAACCAGGCGGGCGTCCTGGTCGTCACCCAGCTCGCCACGGCGGCCGGTGAGGAGTCCGGAAAGAACGGCGCGGGCTTCCTCGCGTACTCCAACGCCCAGCTGATCTGGGGCATGCCGCAGGCCATCATCACGGTCTCCGTCATGGCCGCGCTGCTGCCCCGGATCTCCCGCGCCGCTCACGACAACGACCCGGGCGCCGTCCGGGACGACATCTCGCAGGGCCTGCGCAACTCGGCCGTCGCGATCGTCCCGGTCTCCTTCGCCTTCCTGGCGCTCGGCGTCCCGATGTGCACCCTCCTCTACGCCTCCAGCGGCGTCGAGGCGGCCCAGGGCATGGGCTTCATCCTGATGGCCTTCGGCCTCGGTCTGATCCCGTACTCCGTCCAGTACGTCGTGCTCCGAGGCTTCTACGCCTACGAGGACACCCGGACGCCGTTCTACAACACGGTCATCGTCGCCGCCGTCAACGCGGCCGCCTCCGCGATCTGTTACGTCGTCCTGCCGGCCCAGTGGGCCGTCGTCGGCATGGCCGCCTCGTACGGCCTCGCCTACGCCGTCGGTGTCGGCATCGCCTGGCGCCGCCTCCGCAAGCGCCTGGGCGGCGACCTGGACGGCACCCACGTGTTGCGGACCTACGCCCGCCTGTGCATGGCCTCCGTGCCCGCCGCCGTCGTCTCCGGCGCCGTCGGCTTCGGACTGCTGAAGCTCCTCGGCGAGGGGGCGTTGGGCTCGCTCGTCGCCCTGATCGTCGGCGGAGCGGTGCTGCTCGGAGTCTTCTTCGTCGCGGCCAGGCGCATGCGGATCGCGGAGCTGAACACCCTGGTGGGAATGGTGCGCGGGCGTCTGGGACGCTGA
- a CDS encoding DUF6049 family protein produces the protein MAEAADIQGTGPSPARRWLRRTITVAFGAPLLAGLLQAPATSTPAFAADDATGSKTVDVSLDTLAPSAPVEGDTVTITGTVTNRSKKTVTDATVDLRVGPQMTSRSEIEQVAGRTGYRRYSDPAPLADAPEVKIPRLGAGLSADFSLSVPVSDLGLDEAGVYQLGVSLTGQTSDQRYDRVLGIERTFVPYQPEPTEKKTQLTYLWPLISSAHVSAETATDDQQTPVFEDDTLAAELKPGGRLDELVSLGKDLPVTWVVDPDLLASVDAMANGYRVKNGTLRVPGKHQAVAQRWLDSLEKAVQGHKVVALPFADPDLASLAHRGKDVPGSLGHLQSATALAGTTVETILHVQPATDFAWPVDGAVDPSIVAVATSAGADKVIARSDSVRDDLPYTPTAARPFSNGTNAVVSDALLSTAFEGDMVRTENSTLAVQEFLAQSLAVTLEQPEDQRSIVVAPQRVPTVAQAQTMATALRGLAAKRWSQPSDLLAAAAAKPDPDASTAVPPGSRYPKKLRDRELPVQAFRDMKTTRDELDDFKVILTAQYRVVPPFSNAINREMSTSWRGQARAAALYRINVLEYLQTLTEGVQLVDKSDLTLSGRSATIPVTVQNKLLQDVHLVLRLTSGSKNRLNLSGERYKELPVRISGGHSQSVKFSASATVNGQVPMTAQLYTEDGTPYGQPMTFTVKVSEITATVMLVIAGGVLLLVLAGVRMYSQRKRVAARKAEAEAAETEPRPESGADAGTAPEADTPRKPEASPGDPDVDEPEQPSDPTPDTGPESGDPSGPGEKVDR, from the coding sequence GTGGCCGAGGCGGCAGACATCCAGGGAACCGGTCCCTCACCTGCCCGCCGATGGCTGCGGCGCACGATCACCGTCGCCTTCGGGGCGCCGCTCCTCGCCGGTCTCCTCCAGGCCCCGGCCACGTCCACCCCGGCATTCGCCGCGGACGACGCCACCGGCTCGAAGACCGTCGATGTGTCTCTCGACACGCTGGCGCCGAGCGCGCCCGTCGAGGGAGACACGGTCACCATCACCGGCACGGTGACCAACCGGAGCAAGAAGACGGTGACCGACGCGACCGTGGACCTGCGCGTCGGGCCACAGATGACGAGCCGCAGCGAGATCGAGCAGGTGGCGGGTCGCACGGGTTACCGGCGCTACAGCGACCCCGCCCCCCTCGCCGACGCCCCCGAGGTCAAGATCCCCCGACTCGGTGCCGGCCTCAGCGCGGACTTCTCCCTCTCCGTACCGGTCTCCGACCTCGGCCTCGACGAGGCGGGCGTCTACCAGCTGGGCGTCTCGCTCACCGGGCAGACCTCGGACCAGCGCTACGACCGGGTGCTCGGCATCGAGCGGACCTTCGTCCCGTACCAGCCCGAGCCCACCGAGAAGAAGACCCAGCTGACGTACCTCTGGCCGCTGATCTCCTCGGCCCATGTGTCGGCCGAGACGGCCACGGACGACCAGCAGACCCCGGTGTTCGAGGACGACACCCTGGCGGCCGAGCTGAAGCCCGGCGGGCGGCTCGACGAGCTCGTCTCGCTGGGCAAGGACCTCCCCGTCACCTGGGTGGTCGATCCGGACCTCCTGGCCTCCGTCGACGCCATGGCGAACGGCTACCGCGTCAAGAACGGCACCCTCCGCGTCCCCGGCAAGCACCAGGCCGTCGCCCAACGCTGGCTGGACTCGCTGGAGAAGGCCGTCCAGGGCCACAAGGTCGTCGCCCTGCCCTTCGCCGACCCCGACCTGGCCTCCCTCGCCCACCGCGGCAAGGACGTCCCCGGCTCGCTGGGACACCTGCAGTCGGCGACCGCCCTCGCCGGGACGACGGTCGAGACCATCCTCCACGTCCAGCCCGCCACCGACTTCGCCTGGCCCGTCGACGGGGCTGTCGACCCGTCCATCGTGGCGGTGGCGACCTCGGCCGGTGCCGACAAGGTGATCGCACGGAGCGACAGTGTCCGCGACGACCTCCCCTACACGCCCACCGCGGCCCGCCCCTTCAGCAACGGCACCAACGCCGTGGTGAGCGACGCGCTCCTGTCCACGGCCTTCGAGGGGGACATGGTCCGCACGGAGAACTCGACCCTCGCGGTCCAGGAGTTCCTCGCCCAGTCCCTCGCGGTCACCCTGGAGCAGCCGGAGGACCAGCGCAGCATCGTCGTCGCCCCGCAGCGGGTGCCGACGGTCGCCCAGGCGCAGACCATGGCGACCGCCCTGCGCGGGCTCGCCGCCAAGCGGTGGAGCCAGCCCAGCGACCTCCTGGCGGCCGCCGCGGCCAAGCCGGACCCCGACGCCTCCACCGCGGTGCCCCCCGGCTCCCGGTACCCGAAGAAGCTGCGCGACCGCGAGCTTCCGGTCCAGGCCTTCCGCGACATGAAGACCACGCGCGACGAGCTGGACGACTTCAAGGTCATCCTCACCGCCCAGTACCGCGTCGTGCCCCCGTTCAGCAACGCGATCAACCGCGAGATGTCGACCTCGTGGCGGGGGCAGGCCCGGGCCGCCGCGCTCTACCGGATCAACGTCCTGGAGTATCTGCAGACGCTCACCGAGGGGGTTCAGCTGGTCGACAAGTCCGACCTCACCCTCTCGGGCCGTAGCGCGACGATCCCCGTGACCGTCCAGAACAAGCTGCTGCAGGACGTCCATCTCGTGCTGCGGCTCACCTCCGGCAGCAAGAACCGGCTCAACCTGAGCGGCGAGCGGTACAAAGAGCTGCCCGTGCGGATCAGCGGCGGCCACAGCCAGTCGGTGAAGTTCTCCGCCTCCGCCACCGTCAACGGCCAGGTGCCGATGACGGCCCAGCTCTACACCGAGGACGGCACGCCCTACGGGCAGCCGATGACGTTCACCGTGAAGGTCTCCGAGATCACCGCCACGGTGATGCTCGTGATCGCCGGTGGAGTCCTCCTCCTCGTCCTGGCCGGCGTGCGGATGTACAGCCAGCGCAAGCGGGTGGCCGCGCGGAAGGCCGAGGCCGAAGCGGCGGAGACGGAGCCGCGGCCGGAATCCGGGGCGGATGCCGGGACGGCTCCCGAGGCGGACACGCCGCGGAAGCCGGAGGCTTCTCCGGGGGATCCCGACGTGGACGAACCCGAGCAGCCGAGTGACCCGACACCGGACACCGGGCCCGAAAGCGGCGACCCGTCGGGCCCGGGTGAGAAAGTGGACCGTTGA
- a CDS encoding CCA tRNA nucleotidyltransferase — protein MPNANEDTPTALSQVQRRAVSELLRVSPVADDLASRFQEAGFSLALVGGSVRDALLGRLGNDLDFTTDARPEDVLKIVRPWADAVWEVGIAFGTVGCQKEARVGDLDQSYQIEVTTYRSEAYDRTSRKPEVSYGDSIDEDLVRRDFTVNAMAVALPEKEFIDPYGGLEDLAARVLRTPGTPEASFSDDPLRMMRAARFAAQLDFEVAPEVVTAMKEMSGRIEIVSAERVREEFNKLLLSSHPRKGLGLLVDTGLAEHVLPELPALRLESDEHHRHKDVYEHSLTVLDQAIDLEEDGPDLVLRIAALLHDIGKPRTRRFEKDGRVSFHHHEVVGAKMTKKRMTALKYSNEMIKDVSRLVELHLRFHGYGTGEWTDSAVRRYVRDAGPMLSRLHKLTRSDCTTRNKRKAGALSRAYDGLEDRIAQLQEQEELDAIRPDLDGNQIQEVLGIGPGPAIGQAYKFLLELRLENGPMEYDQAVAALKEWWAAQG, from the coding sequence GTGCCGAACGCCAACGAAGACACCCCGACTGCACTGAGCCAGGTGCAACGCCGCGCGGTCAGTGAACTGCTCCGTGTGTCCCCCGTCGCCGACGATCTCGCCAGCCGTTTCCAGGAGGCCGGGTTCAGCCTCGCGCTGGTCGGTGGCTCGGTACGGGACGCGTTGCTCGGCCGGCTCGGGAACGACCTGGACTTCACCACCGACGCCCGCCCCGAGGACGTATTGAAGATCGTCCGTCCGTGGGCCGACGCGGTGTGGGAGGTCGGCATCGCCTTCGGGACCGTCGGCTGCCAGAAGGAGGCCCGCGTCGGAGACCTCGATCAGAGCTATCAGATCGAGGTCACCACGTACCGCTCCGAGGCGTACGACCGGACCTCGCGCAAGCCCGAGGTCTCCTACGGCGACTCCATCGACGAGGACCTCGTCCGGCGTGACTTCACCGTCAACGCCATGGCCGTGGCCCTCCCGGAGAAGGAGTTCATCGACCCGTACGGCGGCCTCGAGGACCTCGCCGCCCGGGTGCTGCGTACGCCGGGTACGCCGGAGGCGTCCTTCTCCGACGACCCGCTGCGCATGATGCGGGCCGCGCGCTTCGCCGCTCAGCTGGACTTCGAGGTGGCCCCCGAGGTCGTCACGGCGATGAAGGAGATGTCCGGTCGGATCGAGATCGTCTCGGCCGAGAGGGTCCGTGAGGAGTTCAACAAGCTGCTGCTCTCCTCCCACCCGAGGAAGGGCCTGGGACTGCTCGTGGACACGGGGCTCGCCGAGCATGTGCTCCCCGAGCTGCCGGCGCTGCGGCTGGAGAGTGATGAGCACCACCGGCACAAGGACGTCTACGAGCACTCGCTGACCGTGCTCGACCAGGCCATCGACCTGGAGGAGGACGGTCCCGACCTGGTGCTGCGTATCGCGGCCCTGCTCCACGACATCGGCAAGCCGCGCACCCGTCGCTTCGAGAAGGACGGGCGGGTCTCCTTCCACCACCACGAGGTGGTGGGCGCGAAGATGACCAAGAAGCGCATGACGGCGCTCAAGTACTCCAACGAGATGATCAAGGACGTCTCGCGGCTCGTGGAACTGCATCTCCGCTTCCACGGCTACGGGACGGGCGAGTGGACCGACTCGGCCGTCCGCCGCTACGTCCGTGACGCCGGACCGATGCTCTCGCGTCTGCACAAGCTGACCCGCTCGGACTGCACCACCCGCAACAAGCGCAAGGCGGGCGCCCTCTCCCGCGCCTACGACGGCCTGGAGGACCGCATCGCCCAGCTCCAGGAGCAGGAGGAGCTCGACGCGATCCGTCCCGACCTCGACGGCAACCAGATCCAGGAAGTCCTGGGCATCGGCCCCGGCCCCGCCATCGGGCAGGCGTACAAGTTCCTGCTGGAGCTCCGGCTGGAGAACGGACCGATGGAGTACGACCAGGCCGTGGCCGCGCTCAAGGAGTGGTGGGCCGCGCAGGGCTGA
- a CDS encoding MFS transporter, which translates to MSVVRDLRVLLRLTNFRRLLAVRLLSQCADGVYQVALATYVVFSPEKQTSPAAIASAMAVLLLPYSLVGPFAGVLLDRWQRRQVFLYGNLLRAVLAGGTAVLVLASVPEWLFYASALSVTAVNRFVLAGLSASLPRVVDAERLVVANSLSPTAGTLAATAGGGLAFGIQLIADKSDAAVVAFGAVLYLCAALASLRMSRELLGPDPTLVPQRLSTALASTARGLGEGLRHLSERRPAARALAAVGLMRFCYGALLVTVLMLCRYEWSSTESEGLGLLGIAVGTSGAGFFAAALLSPWAVGRLGPFGWMTVCAATAAVLEPVLGLTFAPLPFFAAAFVLGLTTQGSKIATDTVVQTSVDDAYRGRVFALYDVLFNVAFVAAAGVAALMLPPDGRSALLVVLVAVLYAGIALALRGERTEG; encoded by the coding sequence ATGTCCGTCGTACGTGATCTGCGCGTACTCCTGCGCCTGACGAACTTCCGCCGCCTGCTCGCCGTCCGGCTGCTCTCCCAGTGCGCCGACGGCGTCTACCAGGTGGCGCTGGCCACGTACGTCGTGTTCTCCCCCGAGAAGCAGACCTCTCCCGCCGCCATCGCCTCCGCCATGGCTGTCCTCCTGCTGCCGTACTCGCTCGTCGGGCCCTTCGCGGGCGTGCTCCTCGACCGCTGGCAGCGCCGCCAGGTGTTCCTGTACGGCAACCTCCTGCGGGCCGTCCTCGCCGGCGGGACAGCCGTACTGGTCCTCGCCTCGGTCCCCGAGTGGCTCTTCTACGCCTCCGCGCTCTCCGTCACGGCCGTCAACCGCTTCGTCCTCGCGGGCCTCTCGGCCTCCCTGCCGCGCGTCGTCGACGCCGAACGGCTGGTGGTGGCGAACTCGCTCTCCCCCACCGCCGGCACCCTCGCCGCGACCGCGGGCGGCGGACTCGCGTTCGGCATCCAGCTGATCGCCGACAAGTCCGACGCGGCCGTGGTGGCCTTCGGCGCCGTCCTCTACCTCTGCGCGGCCCTCGCCTCGCTCCGGATGTCCCGGGAACTCCTCGGCCCCGATCCGACCCTCGTGCCCCAGCGGCTCAGTACCGCCCTGGCCTCCACGGCCCGGGGGCTGGGCGAGGGACTACGGCACCTCTCCGAGCGACGACCTGCCGCCCGCGCCCTCGCCGCGGTGGGTCTCATGCGCTTCTGTTACGGCGCCCTGCTCGTCACTGTGCTCATGCTCTGCCGCTACGAGTGGAGCTCCACGGAGTCCGAAGGCCTCGGGCTCCTCGGAATCGCCGTCGGCACCTCGGGCGCGGGATTCTTCGCGGCGGCACTGCTCTCCCCGTGGGCGGTGGGGCGGCTCGGGCCCTTCGGCTGGATGACGGTGTGCGCGGCAACGGCTGCCGTGCTCGAACCGGTTCTGGGCCTGACCTTCGCCCCGCTGCCCTTCTTCGCCGCCGCCTTCGTCCTCGGGCTCACCACCCAGGGATCCAAGATCGCGACGGACACGGTCGTGCAGACTTCCGTGGACGACGCCTACCGAGGGCGGGTCTTCGCCCTGTACGACGTGCTGTTCAACGTGGCCTTCGTGGCCGCGGCGGGAGTCGCGGCGCTGATGCTGCCGCCCGACGGCCGCTCCGCGCTGCTGGTCGTGCTGGTGGCCGTGCTCTACGCGGGGATCGCGCTGGCCCTGCGAGGGGAACGCACGGAGGGGTGA
- a CDS encoding inositol-3-phosphate synthase — protein sequence MGSVRVAIVGVGNCAASLVQGVEYYKDADPAAKVPGLMHVQFGDYHVRDIEFVAAFDVDAKKVGLDLSDAIGASENNTIKICDVPNKGITVQRGHTLDGLGKYYRLTIEESAEEPVDVVQILKDRQVDVLICYLPVGSEDAAKFYAQAAIDAKVAFVNALPVFIAGTKEWADKFTEAGVPIVGDDIKSQVGATITHRVMAKLFEDRGVRLERTMQLNVGGNMDFKNMLERDRLESKKISKTQAVTSQIPDRELGEKNVHIGPSDYVAWLDDRKWAYVRLEGRAFGDVPLNLEYKLEVWDSPNSAGVIIDALRAAKIAKDRGIGGPILSASSYFMKSPPVQYFDDEALANVEKFIKGEVER from the coding sequence ATGGGTTCGGTTCGCGTAGCCATCGTCGGCGTGGGCAACTGCGCCGCCTCGCTGGTTCAGGGCGTCGAGTACTACAAGGACGCCGACCCGGCGGCCAAGGTCCCCGGCCTGATGCACGTCCAGTTCGGCGACTACCACGTCCGTGACATCGAGTTCGTCGCCGCCTTCGACGTCGACGCGAAGAAGGTCGGCCTCGACCTCTCGGACGCCATCGGCGCCAGCGAGAACAACACCATCAAGATCTGTGACGTCCCGAACAAGGGCATCACGGTCCAGCGCGGTCACACGCTCGACGGTCTCGGCAAGTACTACCGCCTGACCATCGAGGAGTCCGCCGAGGAGCCGGTGGACGTCGTCCAGATCCTCAAGGACCGCCAGGTCGACGTTCTCATCTGCTACCTGCCGGTGGGTTCCGAGGACGCGGCGAAGTTCTATGCCCAGGCCGCCATCGACGCCAAGGTCGCCTTCGTCAACGCCCTTCCGGTCTTCATCGCCGGCACCAAGGAGTGGGCTGACAAGTTCACCGAGGCGGGCGTCCCGATCGTCGGCGACGACATCAAGTCGCAGGTCGGCGCCACCATCACGCACCGCGTGATGGCGAAGCTGTTCGAGGACCGCGGTGTCCGTCTTGAGCGCACGATGCAGCTCAACGTCGGCGGCAACATGGACTTCAAGAACATGCTCGAGCGCGACCGCCTCGAGTCCAAGAAGATCTCGAAGACGCAGGCCGTCACCTCGCAGATCCCCGACCGCGAGCTGGGCGAGAAGAACGTCCACATCGGTCCCTCGGACTACGTGGCCTGGCTGGACGACCGCAAGTGGGCGTACGTGCGCCTCGAGGGCCGCGCCTTCGGCGACGTTCCGCTGAACCTCGAGTACAAGCTCGAGGTGTGGGACTCCCCGAACTCCGCGGGTGTCATCATCGACGCCCTGCGCGCCGCGAAGATCGCCAAGGACCGCGGCATCGGCGGTCCCATCCTCTCCGCGTCGAGCTACTTCATGAAGAGCCCGCCGGTGCAGTACTTCGACGACGAGGCCCTGGCCAACGTCGAGAAGTTCATCAAGGGTGAGGTCGAGCGCTAA
- a CDS encoding PadR family transcriptional regulator, which yields MSRRSGILEFAVLGLLREAPMHGYELRKRLNTSLGVFRAFSYGTLYPCLKTLVANGWLIEEPGSAPEEALAASLAGRRAKIVYRLTAAGKEHFEELLSHTGPDAWEDEHFAARFAFFGQTEREVRMRVLEGRRSRLEERLEKMRASLARTRERLDDYTLELQRHGMESVEREVRWLNELIESERAGRDQRSGPDAPALHDNDSGETGGLPRHGGSTRPDPSDDTTK from the coding sequence ATGAGCAGACGCTCCGGCATCCTCGAGTTCGCCGTCCTCGGCCTGCTGCGCGAGGCTCCGATGCACGGGTACGAGCTGCGGAAGCGCCTCAACACCTCGCTGGGCGTCTTCCGGGCCTTCAGCTACGGAACGCTGTATCCCTGCCTCAAGACGCTGGTCGCCAACGGCTGGTTGATCGAGGAACCGGGCAGCGCTCCCGAGGAAGCCCTCGCCGCTTCACTCGCAGGACGCCGAGCCAAGATCGTCTACCGGTTGACGGCCGCGGGTAAGGAGCACTTCGAGGAGCTCCTGTCCCACACCGGCCCGGACGCCTGGGAGGACGAGCACTTCGCCGCACGGTTCGCCTTCTTCGGGCAGACCGAACGCGAGGTGCGGATGCGGGTCCTCGAAGGCCGCCGCAGCCGGCTGGAGGAGCGTCTGGAGAAGATGCGCGCCTCCCTGGCCCGGACCCGCGAGCGCCTCGACGACTACACGCTTGAGCTGCAGCGCCACGGTATGGAGTCCGTGGAGCGCGAAGTGCGCTGGCTGAACGAGCTCATCGAGAGCGAGCGGGCAGGGCGGGATCAGCGATCCGGCCCCGACGCCCCCGCTCTGCACGACAACGATTCTGGAGAAACGGGCGGCCTGCCCCGGCACGGGGGCAGTACCCGGCCGGATCCGTCCGACGACACCACCAAGTGA